Proteins from one Juglans microcarpa x Juglans regia isolate MS1-56 chromosome 6S, Jm3101_v1.0, whole genome shotgun sequence genomic window:
- the LOC121236661 gene encoding uncharacterized protein LOC121236661, with translation MSSESAKSSQASLAEGEKQKQLDRGLREMVSAITRRAADLHTSDSIHHHLQQQDDNDQDDHHGVRIVTLAGTNTGATLRSEMDEKANPPHDGLSLGEPETLSTYVNSNFQAINNSIMMGGSYGTNDPGVHLDISDYFDNKGHSPDKHGKKGKKKDKKKDKKQDKKNLENDHHPVHSD, from the coding sequence ATGAGCTCTGAATCAGCTAAGTCCAGCCAGGCTTCATTGGCTGAAGGAGAGAAGCAAAAGCAACTCGACCGTGGTCTCAGGGAGATGGTCTCTGCCATAACTCGTCGGGCTGCTGATCTTCATACATCAGACTCGATCCATCATCACCTGCAGCAGCAGGATGACAATGATCAGGATGATCATCATGGCGTAAGAATCGTCACCCTTGCCGGAACCAACACAGGAGCCACTCTCCGAAGCGAGATGGACGAGAAAGCCAATCCTCCTCATGATGGGCTTTCGCTTGGGGAGCCTGAGACGCTGAGCACCTACGTGAATAGCAACTTCCAGGCCATCAACAACTCAATCATGATGGGTGGCAGCTACGGCACCAACGACCCAGGTGTTCATTTGGACATCTCGGACTACTTCGACAACAAAGGCCATAGCCCAGACAAGCATGGaaaaaagggtaagaaaaaGGATAAGAAAAAGGATAAGAAACAGGATAAGAAAAACCTTGAAAACGATCACCATCCCGTGCATTCTGATTGA
- the LOC121237320 gene encoding protein transport protein SEC13 homolog B-like, with protein sequence MPSQKIETGHQDVVHDVAMDYYGKRVATASSDHSIKIIGVSNTASQHLATLTAHQGPVWQVAWAHPKFGPLLASCSYDGCVIIWKEGNQNEWTQAHVFNDHKSSVNSIAWAPHELGLCLACGSSDGNISVFTARPDGGWDTSRIDQAHPVGVTSVSWAPSMAPGALVGSSLLDPVQKLCSGGCDNTVKVWKLYNGNWKMDCFPALQMHTDWVRDVSWAPNLGLPKSTIASASQDGRVIIWTVAKEGDQWEGKVLNDFKTPVWRVSWSLTGNILAVADGNNSVTLWKEAVDGEWQQVTTVEP encoded by the coding sequence atgcCTTCACAAAAGATAGAAACTGGTCATCAAGATGTGGTGCACGATGTGGCTATGGATTACTATGGTAAGCGTGTCGCCACAGCCTCATCAGACCATTCAATTAAGATTATTGGGGTGAGCAATACGGCCTCTCAACATCTTGCAACCTTAACTGCCCACCAAGGACCTGTTTGGCAGGTGGCCTGGGCTCACCCAAAGTTCGGCCCTTTACTTGCTTCTTGTTCTTATGATGGGTGTGTGATAATCTGGAAGGAGGGTAATCAGAATGAGTGGACCCAAGCCCATGTCTTTAATGACCACAAGTCGTCTGTCAATTCTATTGCTTGGGCTCCTCATGAACTGGGTCTCTGTCTAGCATGTGGTTCTTCTGATGGAAATATATCAGTTTTCACTGCAAGACCAGATGGTGGTTGGGACACCTCAAGGATCGACCAAGCGCACCCGGTTGGTGTAACTTCTGTCTCATGGGCTCCCTCAATGGCACCCGGTGCTCTTGTTGGTTCCAGCTTGCTTGATCCGGTTCAGAAGCTCTGCTCTGGTGGTTGTGACAATACCGTGAAGGTGTGGAAGCTCTATAATGGGAATTGGAAGATGGATTGCTTTCCAGCTCTTCAGATGCATACAGACTGGGTTCGTGATGTTTCCTGGGCACCCAACTTAGGACTTCCAAAATCTACAATTGCTAGTGCCTCACAGGATGGCAGAGTTATTATATGGACTGTGGCCAAGGAGGGGGATCAATGGGAAGgcaaagttttgaatgattttaaGACTCCTGTCTGGCGTGTCTCCTGGTCGTTGACAGGTAACATATTGGCTGTGGCTGATGGAAACAACAGTGTGACATTGTGGAAGGAAGCGGTCGATGGGGAGTGGCAGCAGGTAACTACGGTTGAGCCATAA
- the LOC121236429 gene encoding heavy metal-associated isoprenylated plant protein 30-like, with protein sequence MVTDRSRAFENLISAIAYCYYFCYRDNHIFINNLNYNNMPRGRPLISLQTVELKVRMCCTGCERVVKKAIHKLRGIDSVEVDLEREKVTVVGYVDRNKVLKTVRRAGKRAEFWPYPEPPLYFTSSNNYFKDTTHEFKESYNYYKHGYNVGDRHGNIPVSHRGDDKVSNMFNDDNVHACCLM encoded by the exons ATGGTTACCGATCGATCGAGAGCATTTGAGAACCTCATTTCTGCCATTGCATACTGTTACTACTTTTGCTATCGAGACAACCACATATTCATCAACAACTTAAACTACAACAACATGCCAAGGGGTCGACCCCTGATCTCCTTGCAG ACAGTGGAGCTCAAAGTAAGGATGTGCTGCACAGGGTGCGAGAGAGTGGTCAAAAAAGCCATCCACAAGCTTAGAg GGATTGATTCGGTAGAGGTGGATCTAGAAAGGGAAAAGGTAACAGTAGTGGGATACGTTGATCGAAACAAGGTGCTCAAAACAGTGAGGAGGGCTGGAAAGAGAGCCGAGTTCTGGCCCTACCCAGAACCACCTCTATACTTCACATCCTCCAATAACTATTTCAAAGACACAACCCACGAGTTCAAAGAGAGTTACAACTATTACAAGCATGGCTACAACGTCGGGGACCGGCACGGGAACATTCCCGTCAGTCACCGAGGAGACGACAAGGTCAGCAACATGTTCAACGATGACAATGTCCATGCCTGCTGCCTCATGTAA